A genome region from Microbacterium sp. CGR2 includes the following:
- a CDS encoding CDP-glycerol glycerophosphotransferase family protein, translating into MTTARIDEQAEALIIAGTGRRPAVAELVGPRARVEAPIGVDGENWEAKLPLQASRWGGAELPLPTGEYQLRIDDVDLSALLVAPTVLSGLRIAVDGDTVHINAPIAPVYESFEGQATLEGRYANQSGGTENAVFFESFYGRSVGCNPRAIDRELAARAPQVRRYWSVVDLSVAVPEGAIAVVEGSPEWWHARGAARLLVVNDWLRRRFVRKPGQKVLQTWHGTPLKRLALHRPGFDPRRMAAVVKESRRWDLLLVQNIYAERILRKAYAFFGRPIWVDGYPRNDALATGDPAAIRGALGIGREERVLLYAPTWRDDRTEMVDFIDPESLARQADAVVLVRGHSRTLEQGRDRAGARVIDVTGYPETTQLLLAADALITDYSSVMFDFSVTGKPMYFLVPDLDHYRGELRGFYFDLAERAPGPLVQTQEELAAALADDGHEARYATRYAAWRAQFNRLDDGHAAERVVDRILDLGFVTP; encoded by the coding sequence ATGACGACGGCCCGCATCGATGAGCAGGCGGAGGCGCTGATCATCGCAGGGACAGGGCGCCGACCGGCGGTGGCCGAGCTGGTCGGACCCCGGGCGCGTGTCGAGGCGCCCATCGGCGTCGACGGCGAGAACTGGGAGGCGAAGCTTCCGCTGCAGGCATCGCGCTGGGGCGGTGCCGAGCTGCCGCTGCCGACGGGCGAGTACCAGCTGCGCATCGATGACGTGGACCTCAGCGCACTTCTCGTCGCGCCCACCGTCCTTTCCGGCCTTCGTATCGCCGTCGATGGCGACACGGTACACATCAACGCGCCGATCGCCCCGGTGTACGAGTCCTTCGAGGGGCAGGCGACCCTCGAGGGACGCTACGCGAACCAGTCCGGGGGCACCGAGAACGCCGTGTTCTTCGAGAGCTTCTACGGACGCAGCGTCGGCTGCAATCCGCGGGCCATCGACCGCGAACTCGCCGCGCGGGCGCCCCAGGTGCGCAGATACTGGAGCGTCGTCGATCTGTCCGTCGCCGTACCCGAAGGCGCGATCGCCGTCGTCGAGGGCAGCCCGGAGTGGTGGCACGCACGCGGCGCGGCCCGACTGCTCGTGGTGAACGACTGGCTCCGCCGCCGATTCGTGCGCAAGCCAGGTCAGAAGGTGCTGCAGACCTGGCACGGCACCCCGCTCAAGCGGCTCGCGCTGCATCGTCCCGGCTTCGATCCGCGCAGGATGGCCGCCGTGGTGAAGGAATCGCGACGGTGGGATCTCCTGCTTGTGCAGAACATCTATGCGGAACGCATTCTCCGCAAGGCGTACGCCTTCTTCGGGCGGCCCATCTGGGTCGACGGGTATCCGCGCAACGATGCGTTGGCGACGGGAGACCCGGCGGCGATCCGGGGCGCGCTCGGCATCGGCCGAGAGGAGCGCGTCCTGCTCTACGCCCCGACCTGGCGCGACGACCGCACCGAGATGGTGGACTTCATCGACCCCGAGTCCTTGGCACGCCAGGCGGATGCCGTGGTGCTCGTGCGCGGACACTCGCGCACCCTCGAGCAGGGTCGTGACCGCGCCGGAGCCAGGGTCATCGACGTGACCGGGTACCCGGAGACCACCCAGCTGCTCCTCGCCGCGGACGCGCTGATCACCGATTACTCGTCGGTCATGTTCGATTTCAGTGTCACGGGAAAGCCCATGTACTTCCTCGTTCCCGACCTCGATCACTACCGGGGAGAGCTGCGCGGATTCTATTTCGACCTCGCGGAGCGTGCACCGGGCCCACTGGTGCAGACGCAGGAAGAGCTCGCCGCGGCGCTGGCGGATGACGGACACGAAGCGCGGTACGCGACTCGTTACGCCGCGTGGCGAGCTCAGTTCAACCGGCTCGACGACGGCCACGCGGCCGAGCGCGTGGTCGACCGCATCCTCGACCTGGGATTCGTCACCCCCTGA
- a CDS encoding glycosyltransferase family 2 protein produces MSPCHDRHVPANESVPPLPGVSFVMPVLNERAYLEHAVASVLAQELDAPAELVLALGPSTDGTTELAERLAAADDRIRLVQNPAAHIPVGLNAAIRASRYSTIVRVDAHSELSPGYAARALETLDRTHSANVGGVMHAEGRTPFQKAVARLYNSPVGLGGGAYHGRTHEGEAESAYLGVMRREVLDDIGLFDESIRRGEDWELNLRIRQAGHRVWFDPDLSVTYWPRESWIRLARQFRATGAWRGELVRRFGRRNGIRYFAPPALVLLVALGLVVGVLQLTGVLTGVAAVVAGLVTFVPLGLYVILVLGVAFAPGGGALGQRLWTLVVLPTMHLAWGVGFLGGVLRGARDTVDASRLGTRNTPLP; encoded by the coding sequence ATGTCGCCATGCCATGATCGTCATGTGCCCGCCAACGAATCCGTCCCGCCCCTCCCCGGGGTCTCATTCGTGATGCCGGTCCTGAACGAGCGCGCCTACCTCGAGCATGCGGTGGCGTCCGTGCTCGCCCAGGAACTCGATGCTCCGGCGGAGCTCGTTCTCGCCCTCGGCCCGTCGACGGATGGCACCACGGAGCTCGCCGAACGGCTGGCTGCCGCCGACGACCGGATCCGCCTGGTGCAGAATCCCGCGGCGCACATCCCCGTCGGTTTGAACGCCGCGATCCGGGCGAGCCGCTACAGCACCATCGTGCGAGTGGATGCACACTCCGAACTCTCCCCCGGGTACGCCGCCCGTGCTCTGGAGACGCTCGATCGCACGCACTCCGCCAACGTGGGCGGCGTCATGCACGCCGAAGGACGCACGCCCTTCCAGAAAGCGGTCGCCCGGTTGTACAACTCCCCCGTCGGGCTCGGCGGCGGCGCCTACCACGGGCGCACGCACGAGGGCGAGGCCGAGTCGGCGTACCTGGGCGTGATGCGCCGCGAGGTGCTCGACGACATCGGTCTTTTCGACGAGTCGATCCGCCGCGGCGAGGACTGGGAGCTGAACCTCCGCATCCGTCAGGCCGGGCATCGCGTATGGTTCGACCCTGATTTGTCCGTCACCTATTGGCCGCGAGAGAGCTGGATCCGCCTCGCTCGTCAGTTCCGCGCCACCGGGGCATGGCGCGGTGAGCTGGTGCGCAGGTTCGGCCGGCGCAACGGCATCCGCTACTTCGCCCCACCGGCTCTCGTGCTCCTGGTGGCCCTCGGCCTCGTCGTCGGCGTCCTGCAGCTGACCGGCGTGCTCACCGGCGTCGCCGCGGTGGTCGCCGGGCTCGTGACCTTCGTCCCGCTCGGTCTCTACGTGATCCTGGTGCTCGGCGTCGCGTTCGCGCCCGGCGGCGGCGCGCTCGGTCAGCGCCTCTGGACGCTGGTGGTATTGCCGACGATGCACCTCGCCTGGGGTGTCGGGTTCCTCGGCGGAGTCCTGCGCGGCGCGCGCGACACCGTCGACGCCTCGCGCCTCGGCACCCGCAACACGCCACTGCCCTGA